In the genome of Vicia villosa cultivar HV-30 ecotype Madison, WI unplaced genomic scaffold, Vvil1.0 ctg.001398F_1_1, whole genome shotgun sequence, one region contains:
- the LOC131634954 gene encoding uncharacterized protein LOC131634954 — protein sequence MGKFWGMTAAILKKNDISIIPPFRNTVPRDGVTASPSPKDLQDDQSHRFEDTSGKDNHEESLGNPFLSKGQPPQDQTINAVLAALAQTSALLQQQSNRIEALEQKRRSRTPPDHKTRSRHEMITKKRPRSPSSRKKVNPSSKKGSSEQRPRHRSQSPRPRRKSRSPPAKHDDNRRRRRRSQSRSFSPSASDD from the coding sequence atgggcaaattttggggtatgacagctgcaaTACTCAAGAAGAACGACATCTCCATCATCCCTCCTTTTAGAAACACCGTTCCTCGAGACGGTGTCACAGCGTCCCCGTCCCCTAAGGATCTTCAAGATGATCAATCTCATCGTTTCGAAGATACCAGCGGGAAGGACAACCACGAAGAAAGTCTGGGCAACCCCTTCCTCTCTAAAGGACAGCCTCCTCAAGACCAGACCATAAACGCTGTCCTAGCTGCTCTTGCCCAGACTAGTGCGCTCTTGCAACAACAAAGTAACCGGATCGAGGCCCTCGAGCAGAAACGCCGCTCAAGAACTCCCCCCGATCACAAAACTCGTTCTCGACATGAAATGATCACCAAGAAACGCCCACGTTCCCCTTCTTCCAGGAAGAAGGTGAATCCCTCTTCCAAGAAAGGGTCGAGCGAGCAGCGTCCCCGACACCGTTCACAGTCCCCTCGGCCAAGAAGGAAATCTAGATCACCTCCGGCCAAGCACGACGACAACCGGAGGCGACGCAGACGTAGCCAGAGTCGATCTTTTTCTCCATCCGCCAGCGATGACTAA
- the LOC131634955 gene encoding uncharacterized protein LOC131634955, which translates to MTWYKSLPDESITSWRVLGILFSRHFTASRRHPKSEASLEAIIQGKDESLRAYIERFNKEAVQVSNTVHMKKFLLERGLRPRSDFAKAVGIETPATLDEFFLKAQAYIQYEEKEAAHAVRNSRHEESSKNTRQDASRRGTDKKKDDKTRDPKDYKAPAGKFREYTPPNTSRERILN; encoded by the coding sequence ATGACTTGGTATAAAAGTTTGCCCGATGAGTCCATCACATCATGGAGGGTGCTCGGAATACTTTTTTCCAGACATTTCACGGCCTCCCGAAGGCACCCCAAGTCAGAAGCCTCCTTGGAAGCCATTATCCAAGGAAAGGACGAGTCTCTACGGGCGTACATAGAAAGATTCAATAAGGAAGCCGTACAAGTATCCAACACTGTCCATATGAAGAAATTCTTGCTCGAGCGCGGCCTCCGACCACGCTCGGACTTCGCTAAAGCCGTCGGAATTGAAACTCCAGCCACTCTTGACGAATTCTTCCTCAAAGCCCAAGCCTACATTCAATATGAGGAGAAAGAAGCCGCCCACGCCGTCCGCAATTCCAGGCACGAAGAGAGCAGTAAAAATACGCGCCAAGATGCGTCTCGCCGGGGAACTGACAAAAAGAAAGATGATAAAACTCGGGACCCCAAGGACTACAAAGCCCCTGCGGGGAAATTCCGAGAGTACACCCCGCCGAACACCTCAAGGGAGCGCATCTTGAACTAA